The nucleotide sequence GCCACATCGGCCGGGGTGCAGAGACGGCCCAACGGAATCGTGGCGAGGAACGGTTTGCGGTTATCCTCCGTGTCCTCGTTGCCCATGAACGTCGTCAGCAAAGGCGTGTCCGCGATGGCGGGATTGATGGAGTTGGCCCGAATGCCGTCGGGCGCCAGTTCGACGGCCAGTGACTTGGTCAGCAGGGTGACGGCACCCTTGGAGCCGTTATACCAGGAAAGACCCGGACGCGGACGCACCGCCGCCGTCGAGCCGATGTTGATGAAGCAGCCCGAGCCTTGGCGGCGAAACACCGGCACGCAGTGCTGCGCGGACAGATAGACACTCTTCACATTAACCGCGTAGAGCCGATCGAAGAAAGCTTCGTCGACCTCCAACATGGGCCGATTGGGGTGACTCATGCCGGCATTGTTCACCATCACGTCGATGCGGCCGAAACGTTCGACCGTGGCCGCGACCATGGCTCTCATGTCATCGGACTTCGCTACGTCGACCCGACAAAATGCGGCGTCCCCACCGGCCACGATGACGGCTTCCGCCACCTTCGCCGCTTTGGCCTCATCGAGATCGGCGACCATGACTTTGGCACCGTGGGAGGCATATTGATGACAAATGGCTTCACCAAAGCCGGATCCACCGCCGGTTACTATCGCAATCAGATTCTTTAATCGTTCCATGATTTTAAAAGGGGTAAAAGACGCTTTCCGTCCGGCAAACAGGCGACCGGAAGAGACAACGTATAGGGGTGCAAAAGCAGAGTTTTCCGAACATCCCGAGCATGCCACGACGCCGGAAAAGTCGCTACATCTTAGCACTCATCCACTCGCACTATAATCTCACAAAAACAGACTTGGAGCGAAACGGCACCCGAGGCTCAGGGGTAATTTCAGGATGAATAAACCTAATTAACGCAGTTCACAGAAGGTAACAAAGTTAACAAAGTGTTGTAATAGCGTGAGTTAAATCAAGTAGACTGCATGGCATCCAACTCACCTTACGGGTGAATGAATTGATGCCCATAATCGCCTGCAACTCGTTCCAGCTTCGTGCTCTTCGTTGCCTTCTGTAAAATCCAACTGCGGAATCTCGGATAAAGGCCTTCACTGAAAGTTTTTGAAAATTATCCCCAAAACCTCCGGAGGATAATTTCGGTATGCTCTGCATTCCGAAAACGACAAAGCAGCCACCACATTCTTCAGCCTTCATTTCCGAAATAGCTGCTACTTGCGTAGAGTTCTAAAACGGCGTCCCGCCGGGGATTGGCTGCCGCACGGAGGTGCTTTGCACTCGCACCTTCTCCGGTCCGCAGCCGGGCCTCCGTCAAACCCCTCCGGGGTCCGAACTTGGACCTCCGGTCCAAGCGCCAAAAAAACCGCCTCGAAAGGCGGGTTTTAAAAATGGCGTCCCCACGGGGATTGGTCCCGCTGAAGCGGAATCGCTGCGCGACCGATGCCTCGCATCGTCCCTTCTCCGGCCCGCAGGCGGGCCTCCGTCAAACCCCTCCGGGGTTCGAACTTGGACCTCTGGTCCAGGCGCCAAAAAACCCGCCTCGAAAGGCGGGTTTCAAAATTGGCGTCCCCACGGGGATTGGTCCCGCTGAAGCGGAATCGCTGCGCGACCGATGCCTCGCATCGTCCCTTCTCCGGCCCGCAGGCGGGCCTCCGTCAAACCCCTCCGGGGTTCGAACTTGGACCTCTGGTCCAAGCCTGAAGTTTGGCACCGACTAGTTTTTTGGGAGGAAAGGGCTTGTCATTAATCTAGTAATTAAACTAGTTATCTTCATGGGCTATCCAACTAAAGTTCAATGCATTCAGCGGAAGGAAACTTCCCAGTTCTATATCAACTTCCCCACTCCCATCGCTCAAGCGATGGACTTCGCCAAAGGCGAGACCGTCGAGTGGACGATCCACGACAAGGGCCACCTCATTGTCTCCCGGCGTGAAGTCCCGCCCGACAGGGTCCCTGTAAAAAAAACGCCTCGTTGAGCGAAGCGTTCGATTCCCTGCTCGATGGTCTCGCGCCGGTCTTCGACTTGCCCGAGGACTTTGCGCGCGCCCGCACGCAATGGCTGGCTGGGTTGCTCAACCTGGGCCGCCACACGGTGACCGGTGCATTGAGCACCGCTGGCTCCCAGCACCGGGACTGGTCGGCGGATTATCGGTTGCTGCAACGCCTGCCGGTCGAGCCGATCTTCGCACAC is from Synoicihabitans lomoniglobus and encodes:
- a CDS encoding SDR family oxidoreductase, encoding MERLKNLIAIVTGGGSGFGEAICHQYASHGAKVMVADLDEAKAAKVAEAVIVAGGDAAFCRVDVAKSDDMRAMVAATVERFGRIDVMVNNAGMSHPNRPMLEVDEAFFDRLYAVNVKSVYLSAQHCVPVFRRQGSGCFINIGSTAAVRPRPGLSWYNGSKGAVTLLTKSLAVELAPDGIRANSINPAIADTPLLTTFMGNEDTEDNRKPFLATIPLGRLCTPADVANAAVFFADPASNFVTGVCMEVDGGRCI